One window from the genome of Solirubrobacterales bacterium encodes:
- a CDS encoding branched-chain amino acid transaminase, with the protein MEPTEYIWQNGEFVPWDEARVHVLTHGLHYGTGVFEGVRCYNTPKGPAIFRGLEHMERLHRSAKLYYMDLEYTPEELLAITKEVITRNGLTDCYIRPLAFRGYGEMGLFPLNSKIEYSISAWEWASYLGDEGKKHGIRAMISSWLRMSSKSFIPQSKASGQYLNSILAKVEAHHAGYQEAILLDERGMVCEGTGENIFVVRNGEIATPGLNSAILEGVNRDAAIQIAGDLGYNVTVRDVTRTELILADEVFMTGTAAELVPVAEIDDHKIGEPGPITRALQSKFEDALHGKAPEYEAWLDYVTADKPAAQV; encoded by the coding sequence ATGGAGCCAACTGAGTACATCTGGCAGAACGGTGAATTCGTCCCCTGGGATGAGGCACGCGTACACGTACTCACGCATGGCTTGCACTACGGAACAGGCGTTTTTGAAGGCGTCCGTTGCTACAACACGCCCAAGGGCCCCGCGATCTTCCGCGGCCTTGAGCACATGGAGCGTCTGCACCGCTCGGCGAAGCTTTATTACATGGACCTCGAGTACACGCCCGAGGAACTGCTCGCGATCACCAAAGAGGTCATCACGCGCAACGGCCTGACCGATTGCTACATCCGCCCGCTCGCCTTCCGTGGCTACGGCGAGATGGGCCTGTTCCCGCTCAACTCCAAGATCGAGTACTCGATCTCGGCGTGGGAATGGGCGAGCTACCTCGGCGACGAGGGCAAGAAGCACGGCATCCGCGCGATGATCTCGTCCTGGCTGCGCATGTCAAGCAAGAGCTTCATCCCGCAGTCAAAGGCCAGCGGTCAGTACCTCAACTCGATCCTTGCGAAGGTCGAAGCGCATCACGCGGGCTATCAGGAGGCGATCCTCTTGGACGAACGCGGAATGGTCTGCGAAGGCACCGGCGAGAACATCTTCGTCGTCAGGAACGGCGAGATCGCAACGCCCGGCCTGAACTCCGCGATTCTCGAAGGCGTCAACCGTGATGCCGCGATCCAGATCGCCGGTGACCTCGGTTACAACGTGACCGTTCGCGACGTGACCCGCACCGAGCTGATCCTCGCCGACGAGGTCTTCATGACCGGCACCGCCGCCGAACTGGTACCCGTTGCCGAGATCGACGATCACAAGATCGGCGAGCCTGGCCCGATCACGCGCGCACTCCAGTCCAAGTTCGAGGACGCCCTGCACGGCAAGGCGCCCGAGTACGAAGCCTGGCTCGACTACGTCACGGCCGACAAACCTGCTGCACAGGTATAG
- a CDS encoding DegT/DnrJ/EryC1/StrS family aminotransferase, with translation MARPEIGAREQELVAEVLSSGMLSLGPMLTRFERELAAWTGAPYASAVSSGTAGLHLAIRAEGIVAGDEVVTSPLSFVASANVMIYENAKPVFADIDAVTLNLDPAKARAAVSSRTVGLLPVHLFGAAADMSAIEEISADHHNLWIVEDACEAVGAIDADGRAVGTRGHSAVLGFYPNKQIATGEGGMVLIGEKAIKDRIDSERNQGRAPDMGWLDHENLGYNYRLSDVAAAIGVAQVEKLDDLLDQRAQVATWYTELIAELDGVTPPAPDEGSAKRSWFVYVVQLPAGIDRDEVIGRLNAEGISSKPYMPVIHLQPFYREKFGYAPGDFPIAEDVAARSLALPFYPSMTRDEVERAVETLQRAIS, from the coding sequence ATGGCGCGCCCGGAAATTGGCGCGCGCGAGCAAGAGCTTGTCGCCGAGGTTCTCTCAAGCGGCATGCTTTCGCTCGGACCAATGCTCACCCGCTTCGAACGCGAACTGGCCGCGTGGACCGGCGCGCCGTACGCATCCGCAGTGTCGAGCGGGACAGCAGGTCTGCACCTCGCAATCCGCGCCGAAGGCATTGTTGCGGGCGATGAAGTGGTCACATCGCCCCTCAGCTTTGTGGCGTCAGCGAACGTGATGATTTACGAGAACGCCAAGCCAGTCTTTGCAGATATAGATGCCGTCACCCTGAACCTCGATCCCGCCAAGGCCCGAGCCGCAGTCAGCTCTCGCACTGTGGGTCTCTTGCCCGTGCACCTCTTCGGCGCCGCCGCAGACATGTCTGCGATCGAGGAGATCTCCGCCGATCACCACAACCTCTGGATCGTTGAGGACGCCTGCGAAGCAGTTGGTGCCATCGATGCAGACGGCCGCGCGGTCGGAACGCGCGGGCACAGCGCGGTCCTCGGCTTCTACCCGAACAAGCAAATTGCAACGGGGGAGGGCGGCATGGTCCTGATTGGCGAGAAGGCGATCAAGGACCGGATCGACAGCGAGCGCAACCAGGGCCGCGCGCCCGACATGGGTTGGCTTGACCACGAAAACCTTGGCTACAACTACCGCCTGAGCGACGTCGCTGCGGCGATCGGGGTTGCTCAGGTGGAGAAGCTCGACGACCTGCTCGACCAGCGCGCGCAGGTTGCCACCTGGTACACCGAGTTGATAGCCGAGCTCGACGGCGTGACGCCGCCGGCACCCGACGAGGGGTCGGCCAAACGGAGCTGGTTCGTCTATGTCGTGCAGCTCCCTGCTGGGATCGATCGTGACGAAGTCATCGGCCGCCTCAATGCCGAAGGCATCTCAAGCAAGCCGTACATGCCGGTCATCCACCTTCAGCCCTTCTACCGCGAGAAGTTCGGCTACGCACCTGGCGATTTTCCGATTGCCGAGGACGTCGCCGCGCGTTCGCTCGCGCTTCCCTTCTATCCGTCAATGACGCGCGATGAAGTTGAGCGCGCAGTCGAAACTCTGCAGAGGGCAATCAGCTAA
- the argH gene encoding argininosuccinate lyase, with translation MGRFEDPQDALFKAINSSLGYDQRLYPEDIEGSVAHAEMLAAQHIITAADLEEIKSGLAAVKKELDAGVFPFNGDDEDIHMAIERRLTELVGDAGAKLHTARSRNDQVATDVTLFTRRRARATVDRLTKLMQVTFDQAKAHRDWAMPAYTHLQRAQSVYLGHHLLAYFWMLERDRRRFTAVVEAASALPLGAGALAGANFSTDREMVAAKLGFSSVVPNSMDAVANRDFVLDYLSAAATCATHLSRLGAEIVLWSSEEFAFAEVSDGFASGSSLMPQKKNPDAAELLRGKAPRVLASLTTLHGVMHGLPLTYNKDMQEDKEALFDAVDTLELCLDAATGMLEGISFKRDRMAEASSDQLLAAVDIADLLVRKGVPFRDAHGIVGSLVRYSIEQSKLLGDLTDEELAKFSDQLGGDYRALLSGNGWIESKVSQGGTSSASLDAQFELAAAVLD, from the coding sequence ATGGGCCGCTTCGAAGACCCGCAGGACGCCCTGTTCAAGGCGATCAACAGCTCGCTCGGTTACGACCAGCGGCTCTACCCCGAAGACATCGAGGGTTCGGTCGCCCACGCCGAGATGCTGGCTGCGCAGCACATCATCACCGCAGCTGATCTCGAGGAGATCAAGTCTGGCCTCGCCGCCGTGAAGAAGGAACTCGACGCCGGAGTCTTCCCGTTCAACGGCGATGACGAAGACATCCACATGGCAATCGAGCGCCGCCTGACCGAGCTGGTCGGCGACGCTGGAGCGAAGCTCCACACCGCGCGCTCGCGCAACGACCAGGTGGCCACAGACGTCACTCTCTTCACCCGCCGCCGCGCCCGGGCAACGGTTGATCGCCTGACCAAGTTGATGCAGGTCACCTTCGACCAGGCGAAGGCCCACCGCGATTGGGCGATGCCCGCATACACCCACCTTCAGCGCGCGCAATCGGTTTACCTCGGGCACCACCTGCTCGCATACTTCTGGATGCTCGAACGTGACCGGCGTCGCTTCACTGCGGTCGTCGAGGCGGCCTCTGCACTACCGCTCGGCGCGGGAGCGCTCGCGGGCGCGAACTTCAGCACCGATCGCGAAATGGTCGCCGCCAAGCTCGGCTTCAGCTCCGTGGTGCCGAATTCGATGGACGCCGTCGCCAACCGGGATTTTGTGCTCGACTACCTCTCGGCCGCGGCGACATGCGCCACGCATCTTTCACGTCTCGGCGCCGAGATCGTCCTGTGGTCCAGCGAGGAGTTCGCCTTCGCTGAGGTTTCCGATGGATTCGCCTCAGGTTCAAGCCTGATGCCGCAGAAGAAGAACCCCGACGCGGCCGAACTCCTGCGCGGGAAGGCCCCGCGCGTCCTGGCCAGCCTGACCACCCTCCACGGCGTCATGCATGGCCTCCCACTGACATACAACAAAGACATGCAAGAAGACAAGGAAGCGCTCTTCGACGCAGTGGACACGCTCGAGCTCTGCTTGGATGCGGCAACCGGAATGCTCGAAGGAATCTCCTTCAAGCGCGACCGCATGGCCGAGGCATCATCAGATCAGTTGCTCGCCGCGGTAGATATCGCTGACCTTCTTGTACGCAAGGGCGTTCCGTTCCGGGACGCACACGGAATCGTCGGATCACTCGTCCGCTACTCCATCGAACAGAGCAAACTGCTCGGTGACCTCACCGACGAAGAGCTCGCAAAGTTCAGCGATCAGCTCGGCGGCGACTACCGCGCGCTTCTCTCCGGGAACGGCTGGATCGAGAGCAAAGTCTCGCAGGGCGGCACATCAAGCGCGTCGCTCGACGCCCAGTTCGAGCTGGCCGCGGCCGTTCTGGATTAG
- a CDS encoding citramalate synthase, which translates to MTQFDPAVQLYDTTLRDGMQGPGMSLSVEEKVRVAHALDSLGFHFIEGGFPSSNPKEVEFFEVLAGETFENATVAAFGMTRRKDVSAENDEALRVLVESFAPVSTIVGKTWSLHLEKVTKVSNEENLAMINDSVTFLRDEGKRVIYDAEHFFDGFKDDPGYSMQCLEAAVAGGAETVVLCDTNGATLPHQIATATVAVVEKLGDRVRVGMHTHDDAGVGVANSLAGVEVGATHVQGTVNGYGERTGNANLITILPNLQLKMGLQCVEPDRLKHLTNTAHLIDEICNMRPNGSAPYVGNDAFAHKGGMHVAGMLTDASTFEHIDPVEVGNDRNILISELSGRGTVQARADEAGIDVTSEEATKVVDKVKELEAQGYHFEAADASFDLLIRKETGSYEPLFKLESWRTIVEKNADGKVLTEATIKIWVGGDRFVRTAEGNGPVNALDKALREAIGETYPHLKDIDLVNFKVRILNETKGTGAVTRVLLDASDGHSTFGAIGVSENIIEASWLALVDALEYGMQPGAQN; encoded by the coding sequence ATGACTCAGTTCGATCCAGCAGTACAGCTATATGACACGACCCTGCGTGATGGCATGCAGGGTCCAGGCATGTCCCTTTCAGTCGAGGAAAAGGTGCGGGTCGCGCACGCCCTCGACTCGCTCGGATTCCACTTCATCGAGGGCGGCTTCCCCAGTTCGAACCCCAAGGAAGTCGAGTTCTTCGAGGTGTTGGCGGGGGAGACGTTCGAGAACGCCACCGTCGCCGCATTCGGGATGACCCGCCGCAAAGACGTCTCCGCAGAGAACGACGAGGCGCTCCGGGTACTTGTCGAATCATTCGCTCCGGTCTCCACGATCGTCGGCAAGACTTGGTCGCTACACCTTGAGAAGGTCACAAAGGTCTCCAACGAGGAAAACCTTGCGATGATCAACGACTCCGTCACGTTCTTGCGTGACGAGGGCAAGCGCGTGATCTACGACGCCGAGCACTTTTTCGACGGTTTCAAGGACGACCCCGGTTATTCGATGCAATGTCTCGAAGCCGCAGTCGCCGGCGGGGCAGAGACCGTCGTGCTCTGCGACACAAACGGAGCGACGCTGCCCCACCAGATCGCAACCGCGACCGTAGCCGTTGTCGAGAAGCTCGGCGACCGCGTCCGGGTGGGCATGCACACGCACGATGATGCCGGCGTAGGCGTGGCCAACTCACTTGCTGGCGTTGAGGTCGGCGCAACGCACGTACAGGGCACGGTCAATGGCTACGGCGAGCGCACCGGAAACGCAAACCTGATCACGATCCTCCCAAACCTGCAGCTGAAGATGGGTCTGCAGTGCGTGGAGCCCGATCGGCTGAAGCACCTAACAAACACTGCGCATCTGATCGACGAGATCTGCAACATGCGCCCCAATGGCTCGGCGCCCTACGTCGGGAACGACGCCTTCGCCCACAAAGGCGGAATGCACGTCGCCGGAATGCTCACCGACGCCTCGACCTTCGAACACATCGATCCGGTCGAGGTCGGCAACGATCGAAACATTCTGATCTCCGAGCTCTCTGGTCGCGGCACAGTGCAGGCGCGCGCCGATGAGGCTGGGATCGACGTGACCTCCGAAGAGGCCACCAAGGTCGTGGACAAAGTCAAGGAGCTCGAAGCACAGGGCTATCACTTCGAGGCAGCCGACGCATCGTTTGACCTGCTGATTCGCAAGGAGACCGGAAGCTACGAGCCGCTCTTCAAACTCGAGTCCTGGCGCACGATCGTTGAGAAGAACGCCGACGGCAAGGTCCTCACAGAAGCCACGATCAAGATCTGGGTCGGCGGCGATCGCTTCGTACGCACAGCAGAGGGCAACGGACCGGTCAACGCGCTCGACAAGGCGTTGCGCGAAGCAATCGGCGAGACCTACCCGCACCTCAAAGACATCGACCTCGTCAACTTCAAGGTCCGCATCCTGAACGAGACCAAGGGCACCGGCGCGGTTACGCGCGTGCTTCTGGACGCATCCGATGGCCACTCGACCTTCGGCGCGATCGGTGTCTCCGAGAACATCATCGAGGCCTCGTGGCTCGCGTTGGTGGACGCGCTCGAGTACGGCATGCAGCCAGGAGCGCAAAATTGA